TTCTGGGTTCCGAGCATTGGATCCTTCAGGGACCAAAGAGGATGTCACGCTGGAGACATCGCTGTCTCTTCTTTGATGTACCGGGTAGACTGGCCGGTGTTGCTGTAGCAAGTCTTCAAGCGCAaacgggtggtggtgtggtagCGGCGGCTGCGGGGGGTTTGGCACAAAAGGCTCGGTGTTCCTCACGGGCAGCTGTGCCTGTACTTGACCATGGCCTCCGTTCAAATGGACCGGCtcttggtgggttggtggttcgATTGTTATGGGGTAATATGGTACACGGGATGCTTCCGGGACACTGCTCAGACCTTTTGCGGCCTCGAAAGCAGAGGGATTCCCAGACGGAAGTGCGCCGCTGCCCTGCACATCTGCCGAAGCTTTTCTAGGCCGGGTGATGGGTGGAAAGTCGTCGATGGGCGAGACACCCAGGTCCTCATCCGGAGCGTCGCTGTAGGATTCTAGCCCGCCCTTATACCCGGATGCTATCTCTCGGGAATCGTCTTGAAACGTCACTATGAAGGCTCTGTCAGTCAAAGGAGGCAAATGGGTGGTGATATTGGATCGCTATACCCAGCCAGTCTTTGCCTCGAGGAACGGTGCGAGGTGGCCCTTTGACCTGCTGATTCGTCTCTGCAAAGTTGAGCCGTACTCCTCGTTTGCACTGGCGGTTGCTCTTCAAGCAGTTGTTGCACACCGGTGCCCCCTCGTCGCACTTGACATGTCTATCGCGGCAGGTAAAGCACCCAGTCCGTACGCGGCGAGCTTTGCTGGTCTGTACAAACCTCCTGGTGGGCCTCTTGACCTGTGCGTCAACAACAGTTGCTGTAGTGAGAGGGTTCAAGGAGCGGGCTCGCtttggccgaggaggtgagTTGTCTGGACTGCTGAACAGGGCCTCGGGGTGTGCCGGAGGGGTCAAGGAATGGGCTTCGGGATGGTAGTGCTGGTCATCATGATAGTTGTGCTGCTGATGAATGTACAGGGTATGTAGATTGATATTCGCCGTCATCGGGACTGCCCCTGGGACGAAGGAAGCCGTGCCGCCGTTAAAGGTAGCCAGTCTTTCCGCCACGTCTCGACCCCGAGACGAACAAACCCGAGGTAGGTTTTTGTAGGGGGAGTCGATAGTGTTATGCGGCGATCCGTCAGGCGAACGGGGACTTGGTGTTTTGCTGAGGCTGATATGCTGATTCCCGTTACCGGGGCTTCCGCTTTCCCGGTTGGCGTTGCCGAACTCCGAGGCCACTGATCGGTGGTCTTATCGATCTTCAGCCCTGCAaatcgacgacgacggaaGCCGTATAGTAGGTAGTGGTAGAAGGGCCGGTCGTGAAGATGGTGCAACAGTCGTCCTATGTGTGCCTGTATGTCCCTGCTTCCAACGGAGCTGACCCTAGCTGTAGATCAGTTGGAGCAAGAGTCAAGCCCTGGATGACAGTTCAAAGATGGGATGTCGTCGAGGTCGTTGACAGGAAGAAAGACAAGCCCCTTGCGCTTGCAAATGACAGGGGGAATCTACCTGGGGCCTGGTGCGGCAACAGGTGACAGGGGTCGCCTCTCTCGGGGAGGGTTACATCAAACAGGTACAAGGCGGGGGTCAACGCCTTCCAGGTCGGGGTTGACCTGGGCTTCGATGATGCCGTCGCTGCCGATTTGACGATGTGGCCGACGGGGGGGACTGGACGGGTTGGTAGATGGTGTGCCAGTGAATGCTGAATGCTGCTTGCTTCCCAGCGGTCCCAAATTGAACCTGCAGTGGTAGATGGCGGCAGCACCCGTTCCTTTGCCATGAATGATTGGGGGTTCGGGGGTTGGTTCAGGGGGTTCAGGATGGCCCATGGGGCGTTGGACGGACAGAGACCCAGGCGATGGCTTGTGCATATGTAGGTAGGAGTACATATGTATGTAGGTAGGTGCATGTACAGGACACGCAGTCCCTTTATCGTCAACGCCATCTCTATTCAtagctctcctcctctccaggCCATCGATGTTGTGCATACGCCACCAATACTCGAGATCTACATAGCAAGGTAGCTGCTCAGCTCCCGCTTGAACGTTGAAGCTGCTCTCCGATCTCTTGGGAAGAGGTCCTCGGGAGGCATCTCGCTTCCTCGGACTCTCTCTCTGTTCTCTCaaacccaacaaaccccaacGATGGAGTAAGGATCCAGCGTTAAGATTGGAAACTGGTGACAGGGAACCAGAAGCGGGGTCATGTCGCGCTTAGGCTCCCGGTCCCCGCCCACCGGTTCTTGgtcaggggggaggggcggcaTCGGCAAAACCTGCTGTTTGGGGGGCTTGGCTAGTGTCAATGTTGAAACCTCGAAAGCTTGGTTTGTTTCTTCAGTCGAGGTCTCAAGACCCTTTTCTTCATCAAGATGTCTCTGGATTTCATTGCTGGCGAGACCGGAGCTtgcttacctacctaggtagacACGCACCGTACTTGGTCCAGATCAGAATATGGTGAGACCGACACGCACACATTGATCAGATATCTACCAATGACTGCTGAAGAACAGATGTTTCGACAAGCTTCCTAGTCGCATAAGAGAGTAAAAGCTTGGTATAGATCGGCAAAACCGCAATAGCCGCTGATGATCTGTCTCATCTTGACAACCTGCCACATCCAAGTGCGTACTCTGTATCAAGAACACAACAAAGAATATTTCCACCAAAAGTTCCCTCAGCTCTATCCCAACAGTCTGGGAAACCCGTGGCGAGCCTCTGGCTTCCCGTCCGTTTGCCGATTCCCGTCCCCAGTACCGTGCGACTGGCACGCCCCTTTCCCGAGAACAAAGAACAAAGTAAGACTTCGCCAGCAGAGCAGTACTCGAACACAATTGTTGTACAGAACAATTTTGAGTCGGTGAGTCCGCGCTCATCAATTAGTCTTTGTATGTACCACCTTGTAGCATGCAGCCCAGGCCCCCTGGGCCCCTGGCACGCCGTTTTGACCTTTCCCCGCCCGCCCGCTGTGCTTTTGCGGGGGGTGCGGGGGCGGTGAACGGACGGAGTCCCGTCGAGTAAGATGATGGTTTAGATGAGGTCTCAGTTGCGCTGACCAGGTTTCCGGCGCTCGGGcgggtgagagtgagagacCAGATGTGAGGATgtgtaaggtaggtaggtacagGGACCAGCATCCCTTCAGATTCATTTTCGATATCTAGAACTGGACATCTCAACAAACAGTGCGGTGAGGGCACATGTGAAAGCCCCCACTTTCGATCAGTTAAATCTCCGACGAGGCGTTGATCGCAGTGCCCACCAAGAAGTTGTGGCAGACATGTCCAGGGACAATGTAGGTACTTTTTGACGTGCCAAGGACAGCTATCACGACGGTAAATCGGTTGAACAAGTACgtggtgtggtggatgtCATCACGCTCACCGTCCAACGTGTGCAGGTTGGACAAAATAGGCGGTGTCGGTGGGGCGTGGTACCTTGGTGCCCTCATCAGATCCATCAGATAACAGAGTATCAAAGCATTGCACACTTCCCCGGCCCTCTTATGACATGGAGCAACAAGTTATGAAGCCATGGCTGTATACGGATGGACTGTCGCTGTGTTTTGAAACATTTTGCGGATCGCAGCTGCCTTCTAGAAGCTCTTTTGCAGATCAGCTATCGGCCCGCCCCACTAACAATGTGCTGCGAGACGGACTTTACAGCGCTACTTCCACTAACCCaaccatcagcagcaacaacaacctaAGAACCTATGGTACCTAATCGACTTTGATACCGCCGTTGTGTCATCACCCACTACTCCTAGATATAAACGCTGTTCCGACGCTCGGTAATCACCAGCCAGTCATTCATCGGTCACAGATCACTGGAACATGGCAAGCAATGCGCGGCCCGCCCAGCCCAAGACGATTCTGCGAGGCCACAAGACACCGGTGCAGGTGGCTGCCTTCGTTCGAAACAATGAGCGCCTCTTGACCGGTGATTCCGACGGCTTTGTTGTGGCATGGGACCTGACCATCATGCGTCCGAGGGCCGTTTGGCAAGCTCATACGGCCTCCATACTAGGCATCGCAGGCTGGGGACACGATCGCATCATCACGTAGGCCACCACGATTCGAGTCTTGTAAACAACATGCTCATGATCCTGTAGACACGGAAGAGACAACAGACTGGTGGTCTGGAAGTTGACCGCCGAACACGAAAATGTCCTCAGTACAAGCCTTCCCCTAGACCCATCCTCACAGCCCCGTCCAAAGCCATGGATGCTTCACGTGCTTCAGATCAGCACCATGAACTTTTGTTCATTCTCGTATTGTCCCGCATACCCAGACAACAGTCcggccgcagcagcagcagatgaAATTCTCCTCGCGGTacccaacaccctctcctcggAATCTGTAAGTCTGCCCaactcttcccctcctcctttgctGACAAGGCCATCCTGGTTTCCTCGACTTGCACAACTTTGAGCTCGAGCTGACACTGATGTAGATCGACATCtttcacctcccctccctcgctcGAAAGCACACGGTTGGCTTGCccacctcctcgtcacccGACCAGAAGAATGGCATGGCCAtgtccctctccctcttccaccaccccacaaGCCATCACCTAACCCTGGTCGCCGGGTACGAACGCGGTCTCGCGGCAGTCTACCAACTCGACCCTAACACGTCAAAATGGGCAGTAACCTACCAATCCAACCCTCACACCCAGCCAATTTTGTCTCTTGACGTCTCCCCAGATGAGTCATTCTTCCTCTCGTCAGGAGCAGACGCCACCATAGCCAAACACCCCATCccgtcttgtcctccttcctcggGAATAATCCAAGACCCCATCTTGACGATCAACACCCGCCACGCCGGACAACAGTCCCTCCGCATCCGCTCCGACAACCTCATCTTTGCCACCGCAGGCTGGGACTCGATGGTGAGGGTCTACAGCGTCAAGACGATGAAGGAGCTCGCGGTGCTAAAGTGGCACCAGCAGGGGTGTTACGCCGTTGCTTTCGCTGCTGCCAacacctctccaaccacttctcctcctcaagagGAACCCCCCAGACCAGACGACAAGAAGCCCGAGGGGAGTCACAGCAAGGAGGTTACCACGCAAGTCCCCAAGATGTTGGTCGAACAAACACCCAAACAAAAACGcctccaccaagccagaACCGCCCGCTGGCTCGCGGCAGGGAGcaaggatgggagggtgagCTTGTGGGATGTGTACTAGATATTCGACTACCACATAGCACTGAGCACGTATCATGTCAATAAGTCGGGTCCATCATAGAGCCAGTCAGACGCGGACCTATTGcaggatggatgggatgtaTTCTAGATACCACAACGTATCCTAGCTAAGCAAAACCTCAGCTGTCTCAACGTATCCCTTCCTCCCACAAGAATTGTCTCGGGCAGGTACCTACCCGActcacctacctaccttttTCCCCTCAGCAAAAATGATATGCTCTCGTGCAGCGCCACAAACCTTTGTGCTTCCCACCATCTTGTTGAAGGggctccctccctcccaccgctTCCCGAGTGCCAGGTTATCGtctctttcccctcccctccctctctccctcccccggtCCAAATCTGAGACTCAGTTCGCTATCCGACACACTGCTTGAATGCAACGCATGTAGAGACAGAAAAGGTTAAATAGGTAGTTGATGTCTGGTGTTTGTGGCACGTTGTGCAGAACATACAGCCAGCCCGTGCTGCTCtgtgttttggggggcggCTGTTTGGCTTCCTTGTCAcccgttgctgttgtcgtcATGCTCTAAATGTGTATCTTGCTCCAAGAAATCGTCACAACACATTCCCACTGTTTTTGACGTATGTGTGTCAAGAGCAGCTCCACTGTCACCACGCTATGTAGGTATGTCACTGTCTTCAACAGGCCTCAAAACAAGTCACACAACTATGCTGCCGCCGCTATACATCAACCGTACCTGTCACAAAGACCCTACAGACATTATCAGGGCCTCAAAAGATACCTAGGTAGTGTTGACACGTCTTGATTGCGATTAGCTGGCCCAAAGATCCACCTTTTAtgccacaccccctcccgccaaaaaaaaaaaaaaaaaaaaaaaaaaaaaaaaaaaaaataaaaaatatcCTCGACGCCCTATCAAGCTCTTCTAAACGCCCAGCAACCGTGACCTCTTCTAAACGCCCATACCAACCCATCTCAAACGCCCATTCAACCCATCCCGACGGCCACCAAGCTAGGTAACCTAAGCCctaccaacaacctccacaacctccccatccgccaacctccccgtctcaagcatccacccctccccctccacctccacagGCGGCACCACAATCCCAAACCTCTCATACGGAAAATCAACCAGCGTACCCCTATACTCAgcccacccatcatcaacctccccaagctGGTGCGTGTCCACCTCGCCCGCCTCGTACGTCCGTCCAGCCagaacctccttctcccgcccCTCAtactccttcttcagcatcGGGTGAGGCGCCCAGATAACCCGCATCCCCGCCCGGCGACCAGCCTCAACCCCCGGAACGCTGTCCTCAAAGACAAGACACTCCTCGGGGGTAATCGGCTTCTCCCCCTCGGGAAGCGAGTCATTGATCGTCTTGAGGGCAAGCAAATAAATATCAGGAAGCGGCTTGCCCCGGCCGGGGGCAATCCGCTCGTCGTCGCCCAGGACGCGACGGTGGGTTTCAAAGACGCTAAACAGCTCCGTCAGGTGCGACGTCTTCAAGATAAAGTTTGACTTGTGGGACGACGTGGCGAGGGCGATGTGGACgcggtggggggtgggcgcCGTCTCGCCAGCCCTGGACTCCTTGTTCTTCTCCATGTCCCAGTAGCGGGTGCGAGCGAGGTCGCTGAGAAGTGTAGGGATGCCGGGGAGGGGCTGGGTGCCGGGGAAGTGCTGGGCTTGGAGCTCATAGTACTGTTTGTGGTACCTGCGTCGAAAAAAAAGTCGGTGTCAGAACGGACCGTCAGGAAAGGAGACATCACTTACTCCTCAGGGGTGATCGGCAGCTGGGCCCAGTCGTGAAGCAGCTTGTTGGCCTGGGGACCGGGGCGGCCTTGCAGCTTGGCCTTGATGCTCCAGGGCAGCTTGGGACGCCCGTACTTTTCGAGGATCAGGTTGATGCAGAGCGTGTAGAGGTCCTCGGTGTCGAGCAGCAGACCATCCATGTCAAAGAGACAGGCCCGGACGGGGGggaagctgttgttggagggaaTCGTTGTTAGTCTCGCCACGAGGCTGGACCCGGCCGGAATCACACAACATAGGGGTTCAGGGGACCTACTCGGTTCTGGGAGTCATTGTGAAGGCCGTGGTGTGCGGTGAACTGGGACGACCGTGGGCTCGT
This window of the Podospora pseudoanserina strain CBS 124.78 chromosome 3, whole genome shotgun sequence genome carries:
- a CDS encoding hypothetical protein (EggNog:ENOG503NZGS; COG:S) encodes the protein MTPRTDFPPVRACLFDMDGLLLDTEDLYTLCINLILEKYGRPKLPWSIKAKLQGRPGPQANKLLHDWAQLPITPEEYHKQYYELQAQHFPGTQPLPGIPTLLSDLARTRYWDMEKNKESRAGETAPTPHRVHIALATSSHKSNFILKTSHLTELFSVFETHRRVLGDDERIAPGRGKPLPDIYLLALKTINDSLPEGEKPITPEECLVFEDSVPGVEAGRRAGMRVIWAPHPMLKKEYEGREKEVLAGRTYEAGEVDTHQLGEVDDGWAEYRGTLVDFPYERFGIVVPPVEVEGEGWMLETGRLADGEVVEVVGRA
- the asa1 gene encoding Astra associated protein 1 Asa1 (COG:S; EggNog:ENOG503NYG7) translates to MASNARPAQPKTILRGHKTPVQVAAFVRNNERLLTGDSDGFVVAWDLTIMRPRAVWQAHTASILGIAGWGHDRIITHGRDNRLVVWKLTAEHENVLSTSLPLDPSSQPRPKPWMLHVLQISTMNFCSFSYCPAYPDNSPAAAAADEILLAVPNTLSSESIDIFHLPSLARKHTVGLPTSSSPDQKNGMAMSLSLFHHPTSHHLTLVAGYERGLAAVYQLDPNTSKWAVTYQSNPHTQPILSLDVSPDESFFLSSGADATIAKHPIPSCPPSSGIIQDPILTINTRHAGQQSLRIRSDNLIFATAGWDSMVRVYSVKTMKELAVLKWHQQGCYAVAFAAANTSPTTSPPQEEPPRPDDKKPEGSHSKEVTTQVPKMLVEQTPKQKRLHQARTARWLAAGSKDGRVSLWDVY